A single region of the Littorina saxatilis isolate snail1 unplaced genomic scaffold, US_GU_Lsax_2.0 scaffold_1184, whole genome shotgun sequence genome encodes:
- the LOC138957415 gene encoding uncharacterized protein encodes RFEFPKLNDSSRLTSDGRHTIVVEFRAHPSCNASDNLAYSVGKEVNGHAKHHCLIMPAKVKCMEKCTCPAEGSDLYRLELAAEPLNNGTWTWSAIPSSVMEKHSMWILIDGIDASTEETTTKTITVKTQTASETLLASSSSYDPAKIKTTEGGSDNLYKAAFFLSLPGIILLTFNGVIIVSVISLVIVVMKRRGRRLRLSLQGGISLQELQQDRQQLVPPLAHQQRQLPEIPGQQNVPPQCPTPLVLTRSGPGGRRYRSQESNFYEIIDDDERSDEGVRASASAPDLRASNQCADYLHPIPSRQEAAEARAKNPHYENRPLYENYFHPWNVKTEPHQ; translated from the exons GTCGCTTTGAGTTCCCAAAGTTGAATGACAGCTCGCGCCTGACATCAGACGGAAGACACACGATTGTTGTGGAGTTCAGAGCTCACCCATCATGCAACGCATCGGACAATCTTGCTTACTCTGTTGGCAAAGAGGTGAACGGTCATGCAAAACATCACTGTCTCATCATGCCGGCAAAGGTAAAATGTATGGAAAAATGCACGTGTCCCGCAGAAGGGTCTGATCTGTATCGTCTGGAGCTTGCAGCTGAACCTCTAAATAACGGTACCTGGACATGGTCCGCCATACCATCTTCGGTGATGGAAAAACACAGCATGTGGATTCTGATAGACG GTATCGATGCCTCGACAGAAGAAACCACGACAAAGACAATCACAGTAAAAACACAGACTGCTTCAGAAACACTTCTGGCTTCAAGCTCTTCTTATGATCCagcgaaaataaaaacaacCGAAGGCGGTTCTGATAACCTTTATAAAGCAGCTTTTTTCCTTTCTCTACCTGGTATTATCCTACTCACTTTCAAcggtgtcatcatagtttcagtcaTCAGTCTGGTCATCGTTGTTATGAAGAGAAGAG GGCGTAGACTGCGTCTCTCATTGCAAGGGGGTATTTCATTACAAGAACTGCAACAAGACCGACAACAGCTGGTACCACCACTAGCACACCAGCAGCGACAGCTACCTGAAATACCCGGACAGCAGAACGTTCCACCCCAATGTCCGACACCCCTCGTGTTGACAAGGTCTGGACCAGGCGGAAGGCGATATCGGAGTCAGGAGTCCAATTTCTACGAGATAATCGATGACGATGAGAGAAGCGATGAAG ggGTACGTGCTAGCGCATCTGCACCTGATCTTCGCGCATCGAACCAGTGTGCAGACTACCTTCACCCCATCCCATCAAGACAGGAAGCCGCAGAAGCCAGAGCCAAGAACCCACACTATGAAAACCGCCCGTTGTACGAAAACTACTTTCACCCATGGAATGTCAAGACAGAACCCCACCAATAA